From a single Couchioplanes caeruleus genomic region:
- a CDS encoding DUF58 domain-containing protein, with protein sequence MREAMRGMTTRGRSFLAAAAAAAISAVILGERDLLRVAILLAALPLLAAAYVGRSRYKLACTRSLEPGRAPVGSSARVILRLQNMSRLPTGTLLLEDRLPYALGSRPRVVLERLGAHTASSVAYTVRADVRGRYPVGPLVIRLTDPFGLCELTRSFPSVDRLTVIPQVVPLPSVRLAGEYAGTGDSRARSVAVHGEDDAATREYRRGDDLRRVHWRSTARTGELMVRREEQPWESRATVVLDTRQHAHRGEGPTSSFEWAVSATASIAVHLRQAGYKLRLVTGTGIDLDATEAGGEGAILDTLADVKLSQTGDISVLVDAVRRRSDGGLVIGLFGALSGAEAEVLSGLRGNGATCIGFAVDSSTWVTMTAPDRQEADRQHAATSLALVRSGWRSVPVAHGDSLAALWPAAGRGSQGFAYRAAMAETVAGM encoded by the coding sequence ATGCGGGAGGCCATGCGGGGCATGACGACCCGCGGCCGCTCCTTCCTCGCGGCGGCCGCCGCCGCGGCGATCTCCGCTGTCATCCTCGGCGAGCGCGACCTGCTGCGCGTGGCGATCCTGCTGGCGGCGCTGCCGCTGCTGGCCGCCGCGTACGTGGGCCGCAGCCGCTACAAGCTGGCCTGCACGCGCTCGCTGGAGCCCGGCCGGGCACCGGTGGGCTCCAGCGCGCGCGTCATCCTGCGGCTGCAGAACATGTCGCGGCTGCCCACCGGCACGCTGCTGCTGGAGGACCGACTCCCGTACGCGCTGGGCAGCCGCCCGCGCGTCGTGCTGGAGCGGCTGGGGGCGCACACGGCCAGCTCGGTGGCGTACACGGTGCGCGCCGACGTGCGGGGCCGCTACCCGGTCGGGCCGCTGGTGATCCGGCTGACCGACCCGTTCGGCCTGTGCGAGCTGACCCGCTCGTTCCCCAGCGTCGACCGGCTCACCGTCATCCCGCAGGTCGTCCCGCTGCCGTCCGTACGCCTCGCCGGCGAGTACGCGGGCACCGGCGACAGCCGCGCCCGCTCGGTGGCCGTCCACGGCGAGGACGACGCGGCGACCCGCGAGTACCGCCGCGGCGACGACCTGCGCCGGGTGCACTGGCGCTCGACGGCCCGCACCGGCGAGCTCATGGTGCGCCGCGAGGAGCAGCCGTGGGAGTCGCGGGCCACCGTCGTCCTGGACACCCGGCAGCACGCCCACCGCGGTGAGGGCCCGACGTCCAGCTTCGAGTGGGCGGTGTCGGCGACCGCCAGCATCGCGGTCCACCTCCGCCAGGCCGGCTACAAGCTGCGCCTGGTCACGGGTACGGGCATCGACCTCGACGCGACCGAGGCCGGCGGCGAGGGCGCCATCCTCGACACCCTCGCCGACGTCAAGCTCAGCCAGACCGGCGACATCTCGGTGCTGGTCGACGCCGTCCGGCGCCGCTCCGACGGCGGGCTGGTGATCGGCCTGTTCGGCGCGCTCAGCGGCGCCGAGGCCGAGGTCCTGAGCGGGCTGCGCGGCAACGGTGCGACCTGCATCGGCTTCGCCGTCGACAGCTCCACCTGGGTGACCATGACCGCGCCCGACCGGCAGGAGGCCGACCGGCAGCACGCCGCGACGTCGCTGGCGCTGGTCCGCAGCGGCTGGCGCTCGGTGCCGGTGGCACACGGCGACTCGCTGGCCGCGCTCTGGCCGGCGGCGGGCCGCGGTTCGCAGGGCTTCGCCTACCGCGCGGCGATGGCCGAGACAGTGGCGGGCATGTGA
- a CDS encoding transglutaminase TgpA family protein, with protein MTGRRRLGLVAAAATLLAAAPLSAIFDTWTWLLQCILAVGLVAGAAVLARTLRFPTWAQIAGMILVLLLTLTWMFPSGEELLALIPTPSTFNHFGELFTEAGNDTRSYGVPVPDRDGLLFLAALGIGSVSIAVDVLTVIARRPALAGLPMLAIYSVPVAVYVDSVPVVPFIIGAVGFLWLLVADNVDRVRRFGRRFTGDGRDVDVWEPSPLAAAGRRLAMIGVAAAVLLPLIVPGLDTGLLNRLTQVGTGVGGNGTGTGGNGRINLFASLTGQLNQSKTTDFVRVRTNERDPFYLRFGVADVLSADGFSNRTPTGRPLSRGIDDPRRNDRTDGGSYQQYHAEVEVTDDFGQTLAPVYSMPVDVDGLDGAWSYDPNSQVVFSNRTTTKGQKYSFDYIRAKYTPGELRRSEPLAEDDPIRTQYTSVPDDPKVEALVAARIKGEDTQYDKVMALYRYFSRENGFSYSLQAADPTGGASAISAFLQNKTGYCQQYAAALAWMVREAGIPARVAFGFTRGSTRDGDTYVLTNRNAHAWTEVYLDGFGWIPFDATPAAAVVGSSRSEWAPDNDRVETPTATSSSSSAPGTDASAGPDSNDRADRDLGAGALDNAGAPPSSGASATGLIVAGSAALVIALLLVPALRRILVRRRRHAATTPVSVTAAAGPAPPGTRDVTVTTESARAREDAHAAWDELVDTMVDYRVPVDPTETPRHTARRLIREAELDGAPADAATLLGQAEERARYARTPLHGEGLTSALTQVRHGLAHTAPRGTRIAAVLLPPSVILRWRMGLGDASARWMGTLSRGRDVLVRFSPRRLLANRSR; from the coding sequence GTGACCGGGCGACGACGACTCGGGCTGGTGGCGGCGGCGGCGACGCTGCTGGCCGCCGCGCCGCTCTCCGCCATCTTCGACACCTGGACGTGGCTGCTGCAGTGCATCCTGGCGGTCGGCCTGGTCGCGGGCGCGGCGGTGCTGGCCCGCACGCTGCGGTTCCCGACGTGGGCCCAGATCGCGGGCATGATCCTCGTGCTGCTGCTCACGCTCACCTGGATGTTCCCCAGCGGCGAGGAACTGCTGGCGCTGATCCCCACGCCGTCGACCTTCAATCACTTCGGCGAGCTCTTCACCGAGGCCGGCAACGACACCCGGTCGTACGGCGTGCCCGTGCCCGACCGCGACGGCCTGCTGTTCCTCGCCGCCCTCGGCATCGGCTCGGTCTCCATCGCGGTCGACGTGCTCACGGTCATCGCCCGCCGGCCGGCCCTCGCCGGGCTCCCCATGCTGGCGATCTACTCGGTGCCGGTCGCCGTGTACGTCGACAGCGTCCCGGTGGTGCCGTTCATCATCGGCGCGGTCGGCTTCCTCTGGTTGCTCGTCGCCGACAACGTCGACCGGGTCCGCCGCTTCGGCCGGCGCTTCACCGGCGACGGCCGCGACGTGGACGTCTGGGAGCCGTCCCCGCTGGCCGCGGCGGGACGCCGGCTCGCCATGATCGGCGTCGCGGCGGCCGTGCTGCTCCCGCTGATCGTGCCGGGCCTCGACACCGGCCTGCTCAACCGGCTCACCCAGGTGGGCACGGGCGTGGGCGGCAACGGTACGGGCACCGGCGGCAACGGGCGCATCAACCTCTTCGCGTCGCTCACCGGGCAGCTCAACCAGAGCAAGACCACCGACTTCGTCCGCGTGCGCACCAACGAGCGGGACCCGTTCTACCTGCGGTTCGGCGTCGCCGACGTGCTCAGCGCGGACGGATTCAGCAACCGCACCCCGACCGGCCGGCCGTTGTCGCGGGGCATCGACGATCCTCGGCGCAACGACCGTACCGACGGCGGGAGCTACCAGCAGTACCACGCCGAGGTGGAGGTCACCGACGACTTCGGCCAGACCCTCGCCCCGGTGTACTCCATGCCCGTCGACGTCGACGGCCTCGACGGCGCCTGGTCGTACGACCCGAACTCGCAGGTCGTGTTCTCGAACCGGACCACCACCAAGGGCCAGAAGTACTCCTTCGACTACATCCGCGCCAAGTACACCCCCGGCGAGCTGCGCCGCTCCGAGCCGCTCGCCGAGGACGACCCGATCCGTACGCAGTACACCTCCGTCCCCGACGACCCCAAGGTCGAGGCGCTGGTGGCCGCGCGGATCAAGGGCGAGGACACGCAGTACGACAAGGTCATGGCGCTGTACCGCTACTTCTCCCGGGAGAACGGGTTCTCGTACAGCCTGCAGGCGGCGGACCCCACGGGCGGCGCCTCGGCGATCTCCGCCTTCCTGCAGAACAAGACCGGCTACTGCCAGCAGTACGCGGCGGCTCTGGCCTGGATGGTCCGCGAGGCCGGCATCCCGGCCCGGGTCGCGTTCGGCTTCACCCGCGGCAGCACCCGCGACGGCGACACGTACGTGCTCACCAACCGCAACGCCCACGCCTGGACCGAGGTCTACCTCGACGGCTTCGGCTGGATCCCGTTCGACGCCACCCCGGCGGCGGCGGTCGTCGGCTCCAGCCGCTCCGAATGGGCCCCGGACAACGACCGCGTCGAGACCCCCACGGCGACGTCGAGCTCGTCGTCGGCGCCGGGCACCGACGCCTCCGCCGGACCCGACTCGAACGACCGCGCCGACCGGGACCTCGGCGCCGGCGCCCTCGACAACGCGGGCGCGCCGCCCTCGTCCGGCGCCTCGGCCACGGGCCTGATCGTCGCGGGAAGCGCCGCGCTGGTCATCGCGCTGCTGCTGGTACCGGCGCTGCGCCGCATCCTCGTCCGCCGGCGCCGGCACGCGGCCACCACCCCGGTCAGCGTCACCGCGGCCGCGGGTCCGGCGCCGCCGGGCACCCGCGACGTCACGGTCACGACGGAATCGGCCCGCGCCCGCGAGGACGCCCACGCCGCCTGGGACGAGCTCGTGGACACGATGGTCGACTACCGCGTACCGGTGGACCCGACCGAGACCCCGAGGCACACGGCCCGCCGCCTGATCCGCGAGGCGGAACTCGACGGCGCCCCCGCCGACGCGGCGACCCTGCTCGGCCAGGCGGAGGAACGCGCCCGGTACGCACGCACCCCGCTGCACGGTGAAGGCCTCACCTCGGCCCTCACCCAGGTCCGCCACGGTCTGGCCCACACGGCGCCGCGAGGTACCCGGATCGCGGCGGTGCTCCTCCCGCCGTCGGTGATCCTCCGCTGGCGAATGGGCCTGGGCGACGCCTCGGCCCGCTGGATGGGCACGCTCAGCCGCGGCCGCGACGTCCTGGTTCGCTTCAGCCCCCGCCGGCTCCTGGCCAACCGAAGCCGCTGA
- a CDS encoding DUF3040 domain-containing protein has product MPLSEHEQRLFDQIERSLAEDPKFASAVRNSDPRFHARRRLVVAAIVIVLGLALVVYGTVSRNTPLGVAGFVVMLAAAAFAMQSRRKGQAPDLHAVGGTATRRTRQTRKAGLIDRLEDRWRQRPEGHR; this is encoded by the coding sequence GTGCCGCTCTCGGAGCACGAGCAGCGGCTGTTCGATCAGATCGAGCGGTCGCTTGCCGAGGACCCCAAGTTCGCCTCGGCTGTGCGGAACAGTGACCCACGTTTCCACGCCCGGCGCCGGCTGGTCGTCGCGGCAATCGTGATCGTCCTGGGTCTCGCACTGGTTGTGTACGGCACGGTGAGCCGCAATACGCCGCTCGGCGTGGCCGGCTTCGTGGTGATGCTGGCAGCGGCCGCATTCGCGATGCAGAGCCGCCGGAAGGGGCAGGCACCCGACCTGCACGCCGTCGGCGGCACCGCGACCCGCCGCACCCGGCAGACCCGCAAAGCGGGCCTCATCGACCGGCTCGAGGACCGCTGGCGCCAGCGCCCCGAAGGTCACCGCTAG
- a CDS encoding DNA polymerase IV, with the protein MGRSQAIGRGRDPRFGPEADDAGCPILHVDMDAFFAAVEVRRRPELRGKAVVVGGVGPRGVVCSASYEARRYGVRSAMPSARARALCPHAVFLPPDFTEYSAVSRAVMQIFRDVTPLVEPLSLDEAFLDVAGARRLLGRPAAIAAAIRRRVVEEQRLTCSVGVAPSKFLAKLGSTRAKPDGMIVVPAGLTLDFLHPLPVDALWGVGEKAAEHLRRLGLTTVGDIARAPVGMLRAALGEASAAHLHELSWGRDPRRVTPEHEEKSIGAELTYDTDVSDPAVIRRSLLALSDKVGARLRAAGTVGRTTSIKVRLADFRTVSRSRTTPAGTDVAREVFETSWALFRALGPTEPIRLIGVRVEGLTPAATATRQLTLGEPERGWREAETAADAVAARFGRTIVGPASLLGRTDLRRTENHPHSTVVPLSDPPTPS; encoded by the coding sequence GTGGGACGCAGCCAGGCGATCGGCCGGGGACGGGACCCGCGGTTCGGGCCGGAGGCCGACGACGCGGGATGCCCGATCCTGCACGTCGACATGGACGCGTTCTTCGCCGCCGTCGAGGTGCGCCGCCGCCCGGAGCTGCGGGGAAAGGCCGTCGTGGTCGGCGGGGTCGGCCCGCGCGGCGTCGTGTGCTCCGCCAGCTACGAAGCCCGCAGGTACGGCGTCCGCAGCGCGATGCCGTCCGCGCGGGCCCGGGCGCTCTGCCCGCACGCGGTGTTCCTGCCGCCGGACTTCACCGAGTATTCGGCCGTCTCCCGGGCCGTCATGCAGATCTTCCGCGACGTGACCCCGCTGGTGGAGCCGCTGTCCCTGGACGAGGCGTTCCTCGACGTGGCCGGGGCCCGGCGGCTGCTGGGCCGCCCCGCCGCCATCGCCGCGGCCATCCGCCGCCGGGTCGTCGAGGAGCAGCGGCTCACCTGCTCGGTCGGGGTCGCGCCGAGCAAGTTTTTGGCGAAGCTCGGCTCCACCCGGGCGAAACCCGACGGCATGATCGTCGTCCCGGCCGGCCTGACCCTCGACTTCCTGCACCCGCTGCCCGTCGACGCGCTCTGGGGCGTGGGGGAGAAGGCGGCCGAGCACCTGCGCCGCCTCGGCCTGACCACGGTCGGCGACATAGCCCGGGCGCCGGTCGGCATGCTGCGCGCGGCGCTCGGCGAGGCGTCCGCCGCCCACCTGCACGAGCTGTCCTGGGGGCGGGACCCGCGCCGGGTCACCCCCGAGCACGAGGAGAAGTCGATCGGCGCCGAGCTGACGTATGACACCGACGTCAGCGACCCGGCGGTGATCCGCCGCAGCCTGCTCGCCCTCTCCGACAAGGTCGGCGCCCGCCTCCGCGCCGCCGGCACGGTCGGCCGCACGACCTCGATCAAGGTCCGGCTCGCCGACTTCCGCACGGTCAGCCGCTCCCGCACGACACCGGCCGGCACCGATGTCGCCCGCGAGGTCTTCGAGACGTCCTGGGCACTGTTCAGGGCGCTGGGCCCGACCGAACCGATCCGGCTCATCGGCGTACGGGTCGAGGGCCTCACCCCCGCGGCGACCGCAACCCGGCAGCTCACCCTGGGCGAACCGGAACGCGGCTGGCGCGAGGCGGAGACCGCCGCCGATGCCGTGGCGGCCCGTTTCGGCCGGACCATCGTCGGACCGGCCAGTCTTTTGGGACGAACTGATCTGCGCCGGACCGAAAATCACCCCCACTCGACGGTCGTCCCGCTTTCCGACCCGCCAACCCCCTCGTAG